The segment aaaaaaatttttttttttttttttttttttttttttttttttttttttttttttttttttttttttttttaaatttttttaatNNNNNNNNNNNNNNNNNNNNNNNNNNNNNNNNNNNNNNNNNNNNNNNNNNNNNNNNNNNNNNNNNNNNNNNNNNNNNNNNNNNNNNNNNNNNNNNNNNNNNNNNNNNNNNNNNNNNNNNNNNNNNNNNNNNNNNNNNNNNNNNNNNNNNNNNNNNNNNNNNNNNNNNNNNNNNNNNNNNNNNNNNNNNNNNNNNNNNNNNNNNNNNNNNNNNNNNNNNNNNNNNNNNNNNNNNNNNNNNNNNNNNNNNNNNNNNNNNNNNNNNNNNNNNNNNNNNNNNNNNNNNNNNNNNNNNNNNNNNNNNNNNNNNNNNNNNNNNNNNNNNNNNNNNNNNNNNNNNNNNNNNNNNNNNNNNNNNNNNNNNNNNNNNNNNNNNNNNNNNNNNNNNNNNNNNNNNNNNAAATGATTgaacattttattatatgtgataaataaaaaaaaaataaaataaaataaaaggaatggcaactattaatatatataaaaaatagatatatgtatatattttatagtttatattaattatttcttttcttttattttattttaattttattttattttaattttattttattttcttttaattttattttcatttttattttcatttttatttcattttaacttcatttttgtaattttgtttcttttaaaaaaggaaaaaaaaaaaaatgagtGGATGTAATTTAATATGGTCAGATAAAGCAACGAAAAAGAGGAGCAAGGATATATTATGTCTAGAAGATATTCCTTACAAAGAcgaaataaaatatttaaatgaattGAAGATATTGCCTTATGTGTCATGTATTCATTGTGTAAATAtaaggaaaagaaaagtGGAGAATGCTGGgtttatgttttatattaaatatgaGGTACCTTTATTATTGAATGAAGcggataatataaaaaagagtAAGGAGAATAAAAGAGTTGAAGACATCGAAGagatatttttatataaggATAAAATAGATTATATGTTAAACTTAGAAAAAAGtattaacaaaaataatatatatgataaaaacATTACTAATGATAAACAAgacaaaagaaaaaaaggtaatgaaaaaaatgaggAATTGAATAAAGAtgattatgataataaagaaaataataatggtgctgataatataaaaggtcaatttaaaaaaggtagtaatttaataaaaaaatgtattgATCAAAATATTGATGTATATGATGTGTTAGGTGTTGAAGAGACGGATGATCTAGAAACCATAAAATCgtgttataaaaaattgattttattatttcatcctgataaaaataaaggtactacatatttaaatgaaaaagaaaaagagaaaaataagaaaaagggaaaaaataaaaaaaaaaaaaattatattaacgaagcaaataataataataataataataataataataataataataataggaatgaaaaagatttcttatattttattgaaaaatataatatcgaaaaattaacaaatgatgaaaaaaaaaacatttttttaaaaatacaagATTCATATACTATCCTCTcagataaaatattaagaaaaCAATATGATAGTTCCATACCATTCGATGAAAGCATACCAACATTAACACAATTAGAAGAAgcaaaaaatttttataattttttaagacctgtatttaaaagaaatgcTAAATGGTCAGCCATCAAACCTGTACCTGATATAGGTGATGAAAATACCGAAATAAAAGaagtaaaatatttttatgacTTCTggtataattttaataattgGAGAGATTTTTCTTATCAAAATGAATATGATTATGAACAAGCTGAATGTAGAGAAGAACGAAGATGGATGGAAagagaaaataaaaaaattcagAAAAAAGCGTCCAAAACCGAAAATCTtagaattattaaattagTGGATTTAGCCTATAATAATGATCCAAGAATTATTGcagaaaataaaagaataaaattagaaaaattaaaaaaaaaagaacaagcaatgaatgaaaagaaaaatcaacaaaatgaaaataataataacaatttacaacacaacaacaataataataataataataataatgtaactagtcataaaaaaaatatagataaagCATCTGTTAAATTATGGAAACATCATATTAAATCTTTATGTCTTACCAAATTATCAAATCTAGTAAATACCGAAGATATTCAACAAAAACTATCTATCATGTCTTTTGATGATTTATGTGaatttatttatgataTTTATGTTATCTTAAATTTTACAGTACCTAAAAATAACACAGACACAGCATCAACATTACTAAcgaatataaaaaataatacgGTCCATAAGAAGGTGTACAATCCTAATATTAATGACCCCAAGAAAGCCCTTCAAAGCATAGGAAGCATATCAacaacaaataataatcatgtaaataataataataataataataatatatccGCAGACGGAAAAACGAGTACAGGATTTATAGGACATCTTAAAAATGTGCACTTGGATTATAAACAAATACAAACCTTAATAGATACttttaaaaagtatattCAAGATcattcttttattttacaaaaCAGTGACCATCCATTAAGTAATCAACATAATTACCAAACGGACATACAAACAGATACATCATATATACAGTGCAACAATCAgtttaataaaaaggaaaatgaAATCGAGAAACAACAAACGCATGCtaataattattcaaaTGTAAATACACAAGATATTATGCAGAAcaatttttcaaataatattcttcacagcaataatgaaaaaatatatgaacatgtaaaaaaagaaaacgaggaaatcaatatatatagtaacGATTCTACacaaattaatattaacGAAAGCAATGAACATGTATATGAACATGTTGGAAAATTAAATGAGGACACACTAAAATATAGTAATGATTCTACACAGTCTAATGTGAACATTTataatgaacaaaataatcAACAAAACgaattacaaaataataagtGGAGCGCACAAGAAGTCTCTCTACTAGCTAAAGCGTTAAAGTTATATCCTGGAGGTACACGTAATAGATGGGTTCTAATATCCAATTcaataaaaacaaaaactGTTAAGGAagttattaaaaaaacCAAAGAAATGTTTGAAAATGACACACTAAAAAATTTAGGTAAAAATTTTGACGAAACACCTTTTGATCATTTTAAGAATCAAAATAAAGGTgttatgaaaaaaattgatGATAACCTAGACAAAAGGGAATATAAATTAACTAAAGAAAATAACAACCAAGTGCAAACGGATAATTTAAATGGTGATGTCGAAAAGAAAAAAGCTTGGACACATGAAGAACAACATTTATTAGAACAAGCGCTAATCAAGTATCCAACTTCTATACCGATAAAAGAAAGACTCAAATTAGTTTCACTTGAATTGAAAACACGAACAGTCGATGAAGTAATTTTAAGAATGAAAACGTTGAGGGCTCAAATTATGGCACAAAAATCATCAAAGTAGGAATAACAACTATccacatttttttttaaaagaaaaaaaaaaaataaaataaataaattaaaataatcattgtagaattataaataaataaataaatataaatataaatatatatatatatatatgtatatgtttttaatCCGAACAAGTATCATTTCAAAAATgctattttattattaataattatatttcttaaaccatattttgtttttcttaTAGAATTGCccattttaaaaatttattttatacacattttgtttatacatttaatcattcctttttttataatccatttatatatttcatatatttaatatgtttcatctttcattttataaattcatatatatatatatatatatatatatatatatatatatatatatttttctttctaaaataatttttgttttatcaaattttcattaattttttttttttttttataattaaagttgtcatatatttatttttatatatcattaattttattatattattatatatatatatttatatatatatatataNNNNNNNNNNNNNNNNNNNNNNNNNNNNNNNNNNNNNNNNNNNNNNNNNNNNNNNNNNNNNNNNNNNNNNNNNNNNNNNNNNNNNNNNNNNNNNNNNNNNNNNNNNNNNNNNNNNNNNNNNNNNNNNNNNNNNNNNNNNNNNNNNNNNNNNNNNNNNNNNNNNNNNNNNNNNNNNNNNNNNNNNNNNNNNNNNNNNNNNNNNNNNNNNNNNNNNNNNNNNNNNNNNNNNNNNNNNNNNNNNNNNNNNNNNNNNNNNNNNNNNNNNNNNNNNNNNNNNNNNNNNNNNNNNNNNNNNNNNNNNNNNNNNNNNNNNNNNNNNNNNNNNNNNNNNNNNNNNNNNNNNNNNNNNNNNNNNNNNNNNNNNNNNNNNNNNNNNNNNNNNNNNNNNNNNNNNNNNNNNaaaaaaaaaaaaaaaaaaaaaaaaaaaaaaaaaaaaaaaaaaaaaaaaaaaaatttaatttttttttaataattttttttttttttttttttttttttttttttttttatgacTTGTTCAGGTTATCTTTGTTTCTTCAAGCGATAACGACGACCTCCTTTATTATCTCTCATaaatcttttatttataagtTTACTTTGACGAGGTAATTTATAAGTTCtgattttttcttttgtagGTATCCATGGGATTGTAGACAATCccattcttttttttttatatttttttttttgatgttttcttattttaaaatatcttcttctttttgtacttatattttctttttgtaaTAAACGGAGAGCATAATTTTTGTAGTATGAACTTTTATAATAgttgaaaaaattatatttcctattgtttattttataaattatattattattaaggTAAAATCTTTTTAGTATATTCTTATCATTAAGTTTTTTGTAGCAATTTTTTACAATACACTGTTGAGAATATTTCCATATAAATATCCAACCAAATTTCAAcataataagaaaaaattatattatatagtaatataaaaagaacTGATACTTAAATTgttctttaaaaaatgtattgATTGAACGTTTgtcaaatttttttctttaaaaatattttttttctttttttttgtttacACTCTCTCTTCATActattcttattttatacaatatctattatatatatatatcaaaacttttttatatagtttttatttcacatattaaatagtttcatatattttgttactttttccatttattctttaaatgtactatatatatatatatatatatatatatatatatataatatttatttatttatttatttatatgtgtatgGTTTAATCATACTAccagaaaaaaaaaaaaaaaaatcacACAAATTCATTATCACAAAGaatgttcatatttttttatttttcctttttaaaGTTAAAATTTCTTTGGTTCacatttaattattatgcTATTCATTCTTATATAGGTTTAAAaggaataaataaataaataaataaatatatatatatatatataataaaatattatatatcatataaatatatttcatgtttattaaaaaaaaaaaaaaaaaatctaaaattaaatatataaactgaaggaaaaagaaagtacttttctttttttgaaGGAAGACttacaataatatattatacatataatattacaaaataataaaatatatttataaaagcTCCTTAATAcgattatttatatgtttttcaATATCGTTGATTGCATctatttcatatttaactccaaattttttcatattgCTAATATTCTctctaaaaaaaaaaaaaaaaataaataaataaaaaaaaaaaaaaatatatttatatatatatatatatatatatccaaataaataaaatagataaatataaaaagttgaaaattattaattaattctTGAAATATCcaaatatatgataataattatctcattatattatttatatttaatgtgttcattttatatgtatgtgATACATCCAATTATTGCGTTCAGCGGCactatatttattattgttttttaatttaGCACAAAGGCTATAAATTGTGGGGGAAAATAAGTATtaccatatatatatatatatatatatatatatatatatatatgtatatatatttatatatgtttatataatatataaaatatgcTATATACactttatatttcttataaatttatatgatacTTGTCCAAAATTCGTATGTCTTTTAAAGTTAATTTGGTAAGATCagtattttttataacatttttcTTAATGCCCTCCTCAGGagtaaataaaattaacCAGTGCAGGTTCTCGATCGACATATCATAAACGTctagaaaaataaatgaatataaataatatatatatatatatttatttatttattagtatattttttatttttcatttctaACAATAAAGTTTAGATTCATTTTTGGATGCATAAGTACATGCTATGCTGAGAcctttaatttttcaaaagTAGGAAAgtgaaatatatatatatatatatataatatatatatgttaataatatattattattattttattattttatcattttatcattttattatttatttatttatttttttttttttttctcaaGGTTTAGGtttaaaattattcaaAGAAAAgttgtaatatatttatgatatatttaataaaataaccATAAACGTCATAATCAGTTAAACAGAATATTTTTAGCTCTCTATATCTTTTTTGTATCTCATATAGAAGTTGTCTTGTGTTAAtatctaaatatatatatatatatatatatatatatatatgtgtatgtGTGTGTGCATTATCATGTTATATgaacattatatataacttgatgcgtttaatttttcatattaattttttacGAAGGAAACCTGGAAAACCTTTTGCAGTAATTAATATGGTTGGTCCATATGTCGATATATAATTAGATTGAAGTagtttataaaatattgtttctttttcaataattaaaatatattggACACCTgatgaaatatttatattctcCAATCCAAAAGGACATATCAAGTGTCCCCTTAACTAATATGTAGGAACATATCATAAACgtgtattaatataatatatgattaaaaaaaaaatatatatatatataaaaatatataaaaatatataaatatatatatatatatatatatatatatatttatatattgtttacTTCGAAAGCATTCATGCAGTCGACCCATTTGCCTGAGCATAAAATAAcgaaatataaaatgttgaaataattataagagaactttatttatattataatttataaataaatataaatgtgtaaatacatttattcATATGCATAAACATATCATAATAAAGAGCCcaagaatatttatttaattatatatatatatatatatatttatttatttatttatttaacttgatttattttctttcaataatatatttcccCTTATGATTCCTTTCGGTGcattgtatatatttatttgttctcttgattttttaataattctcGTCAGCTTTCcaataattttattagaGTTACGTtgatttataaataattttggatttgtataaaatatttgtcTTAAagttgtatatatattattctttatatttattaatattatttgaataatataaaataacctagttatatctataatttttccttttgacaaaatttttttttttttttcgtcTAACAGGGTTATTACAAAATCGACAACATACTTTTCCAGGGAACAAATAATATCCAGATGAGCCATTTTAAAAAACTcaaaacataaaaaaaaaaaaaaaaaatatatatatatatatatatatataaagagaaagttatataaatattatatttataataaaatcaaataggaaatcatattttcatttttacaaatacaaaaaaaaaaaaaaaaactgTGTTGAAAAGGatttaagaaataa is part of the Plasmodium reichenowi strain SY57 chromosome 12, whole genome shotgun sequence genome and harbors:
- a CDS encoding type IIB DNA topoisomerase, putative (transcript variant 2; alternatively spliced) produces the protein MAHLDIICSLEKYVVDFVITLLDEKKKKILSKGKIIDITRLFYIIQIILINIKNNIYTTLRQIFYTNPKLFINQRNSNKIIGKLTRIIKKSREQINIYNAPKGIIRGNILLKENKSSKWVDCMNAFELRGHLICPFGLENINISSGVQYILIIEKETIFYKLLQSNYISTYGPTILITAKGFPDINTRQLLYEIQKRYRELKIFCLTDYDVYGLSIACTYASKNESKLYYVYDMSIENLHWLILFTPEEGIKKNVIKNTDLTKLTLKDIRILDKENISNMKKFGVKYEIDAINDIEKHINNRIKELL
- a CDS encoding hypothetical protein (conserved Plasmodium protein, unknown function) — encoded protein: MLKFGWIFIWKYSQQCIVKNCYKKLNDKNILKRFYLNNNIIYKINNRKYNFFNYYKSSYYKNYALRLLQKENISTKRRRYFKIRKHQKKKYKKKRMGLSTIPWIPTKEKIRTYKLPRQSKLINKRFMRDNKGGRRYRLKKQR
- a CDS encoding DNA-binding chaperone, putative; protein product: MSGCNLIWSDKATKKRSKDILCLEDIPYKDEIKYLNELKILPYVSCIHCVNIRKRKVENAGFMFYIKYEVPLLLNEADNIKKSKENKRVEDIEEIFLYKDKIDYMLNLEKSINKNNIYDKNITNDKQDKRKKGNEKNEELNKDDYDNKENNNGADNIKGQFKKGSNLIKKCIDQNIDVYDVLGVEETDDLETIKSCYKKLILLFHPDKNKGTTYLNEKEKEKNKKKGKNKKKKNYINEANNNNNNNNNNNNNNRNEKDFLYFIEKYNIEKLTNDEKKNIFLKIQDSYTILSDKILRKQYDSSIPFDESIPTLTQLEEAKNFYNFLRPVFKRNAKWSAIKPVPDIGDENTEIKEVKYFYDFWYNFNNWRDFSYQNEYDYEQAECREERRWMERENKKIQKKASKTENLRIIKLVDLAYNNDPRIIAENKRIKLEKLKKKEQAMNEKKNQQNENNNNNLQHNNNNNNNNNNVTSHKKNIDKASVKLWKHHIKSLCLTKLSNLVNTEDIQQKLSIMSFDDLCEFIYDIYVILNFTVPKNNTDTASTLLTNIKNNTVHKKVYNPNINDPKKALQSIGSISTTNNNHVNNNNNNNNISADGKTSTGFIGHLKNVHLDYKQIQTLIDTFKKYIQDHSFILQNSDHPLSNQHNYQTDIQTDTSYIQCNNQFNKKENEIEKQQTHANNYSNVNTQDIMQNNFSNNILHSNNEKIYEHVKKENEEINIYSNDSTQININESNEHVYEHVGKLNEDTLKYSNDSTQSNVNIYNEQNNQQNELQNNKWSAQEVSLLAKALKLYPGGTRNRWVLISNSIKTKTVKEVIKKTKEMFENDTLKNLGKNFDETPFDHFKNQNKGVMKKIDDNLDKREYKLTKENNNQVQTDNLNGDVEKKKAWTHEEQHLLEQALIKYPTSIPIKERLKLVSLELKTRTVDEVILRMKTLRAQIMAQKSSK
- a CDS encoding type IIB DNA topoisomerase, putative (transcript variant 1; alternatively spliced); translated protein: MAHLDIICSLEKYVVDFVITLLDEKKKKILSKGKIIDITRLFYIIQIILINIKNNIYTTLRQIFYTNPKLFINQRNSNKIIGKLTRIIKKSREQINIYNAPKGIIRGNILLKENKSSKWVDCMNAFELRGHLICPFGLENINISSGVQYILIIEKETIFYKLLQSNYISTYGPTILITAKGFPDINTRQLLYEIQKRYRELKIFCLTDYDVYGLSIACTYASKNESKLYYVYDMSIENLHWLILFTPEEGIKKNVIKNTDLTKLTLKDIRILDNLCAKLKNNNKYSAAERNNWIENISNMKKFGVKYEIDAINDIEKHINNRIKELL